One genomic segment of Clostridium saccharoperbutylacetonicum N1-4(HMT) includes these proteins:
- a CDS encoding glycosyltransferase codes for MITISLCMIVKNEEDSIARCLESVKDIADEMIIVDTGSSDKTKDIVGRYTSKIYDFQWIDDFSAARNFSFSNATKDYILWLDADDVILPEDVEKLKTLKETLDPSVDSVTAKYNIGFDEYGNVTASYRRNRLVKRVNNFKWYGFVHEYLAVGGNIFNSEIGITHKKIKHTPKRNLEIYRGKLEQGAEFTPRDILYYGNELYDHNIYDEALEYYNKFLDSKQGWFEDNIRVCGKICDYYQSINKIEEARKYAFRSFEYDTPRAEACCKIGFSFLHEKKYKQAAFWYEEATKLEKPKDSWGFFNDSCWTWLPHLQLCVCYDKLGNYKLAYEHNEIASQFRPNDERILYNKKYFEKLGFS; via the coding sequence TTGATAACTATTAGTCTTTGTATGATAGTAAAAAATGAAGAAGATTCAATAGCACGATGCTTAGAATCAGTAAAAGACATAGCTGATGAAATGATAATTGTTGATACTGGCTCAAGCGATAAGACAAAGGATATAGTTGGTAGATACACGTCAAAAATTTATGATTTTCAGTGGATTGATGATTTTTCTGCTGCTAGAAACTTTTCTTTTAGCAATGCCACTAAAGATTATATTCTTTGGTTAGATGCTGATGATGTTATACTTCCTGAAGATGTAGAAAAACTTAAAACTTTAAAAGAAACTTTAGATCCTTCTGTAGACTCTGTAACTGCAAAGTATAATATAGGTTTTGATGAGTATGGAAATGTAACCGCAAGTTACAGACGTAATCGCTTAGTTAAAAGAGTTAATAATTTTAAGTGGTATGGTTTTGTTCATGAATATTTAGCCGTGGGAGGAAATATATTCAATAGCGAAATTGGCATAACCCATAAAAAGATAAAGCATACACCTAAACGAAATCTTGAAATTTATCGAGGTAAACTAGAGCAAGGAGCAGAATTTACTCCTAGAGATATACTTTACTATGGTAATGAATTGTATGACCACAATATATACGATGAGGCTTTAGAATACTATAACAAGTTTTTAGATTCAAAACAAGGCTGGTTTGAAGATAACATTCGAGTTTGTGGAAAAATATGCGATTACTATCAATCAATAAATAAAATAGAAGAAGCTAGAAAATATGCTTTTAGAAGCTTTGAATACGACACTCCAAGAGCTGAAGCTTGCTGTAAAATTGGTTTTTCTTTCTTACATGAAAAGAAATATAAACAAGCGGCTTTTTGGTATGAAGAAGCTACAAAACTTGAGAAGCCAAAAGATAGCTGGGGATTTTTTAACGATTCCTGTTGGACATGGCTGCCTCATTTACAACTATGTGTTTGCTATGACAAACTAGGAAACTATAA